The sequence TTTCCTCACAATCTCAATCAGTTATAGCTAGACCAGCTTTCCTTGCGGGACTTCGCCGATGCCGCTGTTTCATCTTCTGTTGGTCGCCATAATTCAGGGCGTAACCGAGTTCTTGCCGGTTTCGTCCTCCGGTCACCTGATTCTGTTGCCGAATCTCACCGGCCTTGATGATCAGGGACAAGCGATTGATGTGGCGGTCCATGTGGGGACGCTGTTCGCGGTTATTCTGTATTTCTGGAGCGATGTCAGGGGTGCCATAGCCAGCCTGCCGCGCGCATTGACCGGCAAGATTGACACCGAAGGCTCCAAGCTGGCCTTTCTCTTGCTCGTATCGTCAATTCCTGTTGTGGCATTTGGTGTTTTACTCACCCTGACAGGTCTGGACGATGAGATGCGCTCAATCACCGTGATCGGTTGGACAATGCTTGTATTCGGGATCGTGCTTTATTGGTCCGATCAGGCGGGTGAAACCACGCGAGATGCAAAGGATTGGTCACTGCGTGATGCCATGGTCATGGGCGTGTGGCAGGCGATTGCCCTTATTCCCGGCACCTCGCGTTCGGGCATTACGATCACCGGGGCAAGGTTCATGGGGTATGGCCGGTCTGATGCGGCGCGCCTGTCCATGTTGATGTCGATACCGGTGATCATAGAAAGCGGCACGCTTTTGGCCGGAGAGGCCGCGTTGGAAGCCAACGCCGCCGTTTTGCGCGACGGGGCGATTGCGGCCGCGTTCGCCTTTATTTCAGCGCTTTTGGCGCTGACGCTGATGATGCGGTTATTGCGCAGCGTCAGCTTCACGCCCTATGTGATCTATCGGATCGGTTTGGGCGTTGTGCTGTTGGGTATCGCCTACAGTTAATTGGCGCGCAGGTTGCCAGCCGATTCCTTGATCGCCTCGTATTGGCCCGCCGGACGGAAGCGCCAGAGGTAATCGGGCAGAACCGCCTCAAGAGAGGTGGGTTCGATTCCGAGATCGGCAAAGCCCTTGGCATCGTTCGAGACGATGTTATCAGTCTTCAGGCTGCGCACTTGATCGCGAGTGATCTGCGGTGGGATAAGGCCAAGGCTTATGCTTTGAACCAATTCCATGACACCTCCCATGATGCTGGCCATCCAGAAGGGTAGATTGATGATGATCCGGCGACGACGGATTACCTGCAACATGTGCTGCATCAACTCGCGGAATGTGTTCACGTCGGGCCCACCCAGTTCGTAAATCCCAGGTGCAGCTTCGCCCATCACGCCCTTGGCGGCGGCATGGGCCACATCATCCACATAAACCGTCTGGAACTTGGTATTGGCCCCGACCACTGGCAGGAAGGGGCTGAAGCGGGTCATTCCAGCGAAGCGGTTAAAGAAGTTGTCCTCTGGACCGAAAATCACCGACGGGCGCAGGATCACGGCGTTCGGGAACGACTCAAGAATACCGGCTTCACCCTGCGCTTTTGATCTGGCGTAGAGGCTGTCTGACACGGCATTGGCACCGATGGCCGAGATATGCACCATCCGCTCGACACCTTCCTCAGATGCAAGCCGCGCAATTCGCTCGGCGCCTTCATGCTGGATAGCGTCGAAATTGTTACGGCCTTTGCGATCAAAGGTTCCGACGCAATTCACAACCGCATCCGCCCCCTGCATCACCGAGCGGACGCTTTCATCGTCACGGATGTTGCAGAATACCGGCTCGACCTGCCCGACAACGCCATAGGTTTTGACATGCATCGCCTCGTTGGGCCGTCGCACGGCCACGCGAACCCGCCAACCCGCTTGTGCCAGACGTCGCGCGATGTAGCGGCCCACAAATCCCGATCCGCCATAGATGGTGACAAGTTTCGACATGGGTGGCCTCCGGCGCTTGATGCGTATTCGATCACTTTCCTACCCTTGAAGTGCGGTTTGGACAAGGCGATATGATGAATGCGGGGATTGTCGCAAAATCGCCGTTGACAGTTCCTTGGGGCAAGGATACATGCCTGCCTCACGACACCTGCCCAGGTGGCGGAATTGGTAGACGCGCTAGCTTCAGGTGCTAGTGTCCGTATGGACGTGGAGGTTCGAGTCCTCTCCTGGGCACCATTCGTAAATACCCAAAAATCTAGGTATTCAGGATTCGCTAGTGAACAGAGTTCCTATGATTCTCCGTGGACCCCGGAAATTGGATAGGGAATATCGGGGCGGTCTGCGGTAACCTACCGCCCCTGGTTTTGCGATACGGAAATTAAGGGGTTTTACCCTCCCCCACATCCCAGAACAGACCCGCCATCAGCCTAAGTGCATCACGGCACACCGGCTTGAGCACATGTTCATCCGGCGCGTGTTGCGAGCATCCACGGTAAGAATGAGGCACCCAGACGGTGGGAAGGCCCAGGATGTCGGCAAAGGCGTCGTTGGGCAGGGACCCGGCAAGATTGGGCAGGATATGCGGGTTTTGGCCCGCGGTTTTTTCAAGCGAGGCGGCCACGAATTTCACCCAAGGATGATCCGGCGCCAGCCGGGTCGCACGGAAAAAGCCGCGGTCATGCGGGACGATCTGCACGACTTCGAACCCAAGTGCATCAAGGTGGCGTCGCAGCGCAGTAATGATGTCTTCCGGGTCGGTTCCGACGACATAGCGAAGTTGACAGGTGGCGCGGGCATGCGCCGATATGGCGTTGACCGGCGCCTCGGGGACACCGCTTTTCATGGCCAGTATCGCGAAGCTGTTCCAGCCATAGGCGCGTTCCGCCGGTGTCAGGCTCTTCTCGCCCCAGTCTTCGTCTATGGATGGCCCGTCACCCCCGGCAATCGGCAACCCGCGCAAGGCGGCGCGCACGTCATCGGTGAGGCTGTCGGGGCGCCATTCGGGAATACGGATCTGGCCCCGGGCATCGGTGATCATGGCAAGAGCTTGCGCCAGGATCATCGCCGGGTCGGCCAGAAGCCCGCCCCAGTTGCCCGAATGATGCGCGCCGTCGCGCAAATCCACGACCAGATCAAAGGTTACCCCGCCCCGCGATCCCATGAACATCGTGGGTGTCTCGGGTTGCAGGCGCGGCCCGTCAGACGCGATCAGGACATCGGCAGACAGGTCATCCTTGTGGGCCTCGAAAAACTCGGCCAGTCCGGGTGATCCGGTTTCTTCCCCGGTTTCGATCACCACGCGGCAGTTGAAGCCAAGCTTGCCACGGGTCTGCAAGACCGCATCAAGGGCGGCGATATTGATCAGGTGCTGGCCCTTGTTGTCGGCGCTACCCCGACCATAAAGGCGCTCGCCTTCTTCAACCAGTTTGAAAGGATGCAGGCCCTCGCGCCACTGGTCTGTCTGGGCACGGATCACGTCACCATGCCCATAGGTCAGAACGGTGGTCAGGTCGTCGCCCTCGTGCCGTTCGGCCACAAGGATCGGACCCGCGCCTTCGACCGGGTTGGGATGAATTTCACAGGAAAATCCCATGGCACTCAGGCGTTCGGTCATCGCCTTGTCCAGATAACGCGCGAGTTCAGGGGCCTGATCGGGGTTCTGGCTTTCGGTTTCGTAGGCGACAAGATCGCCCAGTTCGTTTTGGAAACGGCCGTCGTCAAAATAGGCGGAAACGGTGTCGATAGCGGAAGTGCGTGTCATGGTCTACCTGTCAGGTTCTTCACAAATGGCGTCGCCCCAGGGCGACATGATTTCGGTGCAGCCGCTGTTGAGACGGCCTTTACGCATGACGCCTGCGGGGCAGGCGAAGGCATAGGGGAACGGGCTGCGGCGGGTGGTGACAACCGGGTGCTGGGCTGCCAGTGCGTCTGTCACTGCGGCTGGCAGCGTGTCGTCTGCGACAATGGTGTTGCCACCCGAGACATCAATGCGCGGGTGGTGGAAGGCGGCCTCGGCATCCATGCCGAAGTCTGCGACGAACGAGGCCATCTGCGACATGGCCGAAACGATCTTGCGGCCCCCCGACGCCCCGTAGGCAAAGCGCGTCTCGCCAGCCTCGCCCAGAATTGGGCAGACATTCATCAGGCAACGTTTGCCCGCCACAAGCGAATTGGGCCGCCCTTGAACCGGATCGAACCACATGATCCCGTTGTTCATCAGGAACCCTGTCGAAGGCGACACCACGCGTGACCCGAAGATCGACAGAAGGGTCTGGGTTTGGCTCACCATGTTGCCGTCCCGGTCCACCACCGAAAAATGCGTGGTGCAGCCTGCATGTGTTTCAGTTTCGCCGGTGTCCCCCATGGTCTGAAGGCGGGTTTCATAGGCCCGGAACAGGCCTTCGGAGGTGGCAACGAAGGAGGTCGCATCGGGTGCCGGGCCGAATTCGGTTCCTGCCATGGAATCGAGTGTTTGCTGGAAAGTGGGGCCAGCTGTCAGGCCGGGCACCACATGGAACCTTGCATTGCGATAGTCGAAGCTGAGCGGCGCGGAAAACTCGGCGTGATAGGCCCGCAGATC comes from Roseovarius bejariae and encodes:
- a CDS encoding undecaprenyl-diphosphate phosphatase codes for the protein MPLFHLLLVAIIQGVTEFLPVSSSGHLILLPNLTGLDDQGQAIDVAVHVGTLFAVILYFWSDVRGAIASLPRALTGKIDTEGSKLAFLLLVSSIPVVAFGVLLTLTGLDDEMRSITVIGWTMLVFGIVLYWSDQAGETTRDAKDWSLRDAMVMGVWQAIALIPGTSRSGITITGARFMGYGRSDAARLSMLMSIPVIIESGTLLAGEAALEANAAVLRDGAIAAAFAFISALLALTLMMRLLRSVSFTPYVIYRIGLGVVLLGIAYS
- a CDS encoding complex I NDUFA9 subunit family protein; this translates as MSKLVTIYGGSGFVGRYIARRLAQAGWRVRVAVRRPNEAMHVKTYGVVGQVEPVFCNIRDDESVRSVMQGADAVVNCVGTFDRKGRNNFDAIQHEGAERIARLASEEGVERMVHISAIGANAVSDSLYARSKAQGEAGILESFPNAVILRPSVIFGPEDNFFNRFAGMTRFSPFLPVVGANTKFQTVYVDDVAHAAAKGVMGEAAPGIYELGGPDVNTFRELMQHMLQVIRRRRIIINLPFWMASIMGGVMELVQSISLGLIPPQITRDQVRSLKTDNIVSNDAKGFADLGIEPTSLEAVLPDYLWRFRPAGQYEAIKESAGNLRAN
- a CDS encoding M20 family metallopeptidase; this translates as MTRTSAIDTVSAYFDDGRFQNELGDLVAYETESQNPDQAPELARYLDKAMTERLSAMGFSCEIHPNPVEGAGPILVAERHEGDDLTTVLTYGHGDVIRAQTDQWREGLHPFKLVEEGERLYGRGSADNKGQHLINIAALDAVLQTRGKLGFNCRVVIETGEETGSPGLAEFFEAHKDDLSADVLIASDGPRLQPETPTMFMGSRGGVTFDLVVDLRDGAHHSGNWGGLLADPAMILAQALAMITDARGQIRIPEWRPDSLTDDVRAALRGLPIAGGDGPSIDEDWGEKSLTPAERAYGWNSFAILAMKSGVPEAPVNAISAHARATCQLRYVVGTDPEDIITALRRHLDALGFEVVQIVPHDRGFFRATRLAPDHPWVKFVAASLEKTAGQNPHILPNLAGSLPNDAFADILGLPTVWVPHSYRGCSQHAPDEHVLKPVCRDALRLMAGLFWDVGEGKTP
- a CDS encoding gamma-glutamyltransferase; this translates as MSVNLSRTAQTRKTVIETEHGVVAAQHRLAAQAGADVLAAGGDAVDAAIATSFAIGVLEPWMSGPAGGGALMLWRADEGRAEALNYGMRAPSGLNPADYPLSGNGVAGDLFPWQEVEGNRNVQGATAVAVPGVVDGMGQMHERYGRMPWADLLAPAVDFAREGLLVDWYAALIIASATRELAKDPDAATLFLEDGQWPKISGWTALAEQRLDQTRMADSLERLARKGAREFYDGDLGATMAADIQAKGGSLGHDDLRAYHAEFSAPLSFDYRNARFHVVPGLTAGPTFQQTLDSMAGTEFGPAPDATSFVATSEGLFRAYETRLQTMGDTGETETHAGCTTHFSVVDRDGNMVSQTQTLLSIFGSRVVSPSTGFLMNNGIMWFDPVQGRPNSLVAGKRCLMNVCPILGEAGETRFAYGASGGRKIVSAMSQMASFVADFGMDAEAAFHHPRIDVSGGNTIVADDTLPAAVTDALAAQHPVVTTRRSPFPYAFACPAGVMRKGRLNSGCTEIMSPWGDAICEEPDR